One Methylobacterium oryzae DNA window includes the following coding sequences:
- the treS gene encoding maltose alpha-D-glucosyltransferase yields MIDRSDPQWYRDAIIYQIHVKSFFDSNNDGIGDFEGLTQRLDYVRDLGVTAIWLMPFYPSPLRDDGYDIADYRDINPSYGTMEDFKAFVEAAHERGLRVITELVINHTSDQHPWFQAAREAPPGSPERDFYVWSDTDEPYKDTRIIFLDTEASNWTWDPVAKQYFWHRFYSHQPDLNFDNPKVLEAVIDVMRYWLDMGVDGLRLDAIPYLIERDGTNCENLAETHDVIKAIRAALDASYPDRMLLAEANQWPEETAQYFGDGDECHMAFHFPLMPRMYMAIAREDRHPITDIMRQTPEIPEGCQWAIFLRNHDELTLEMVTAEERDYLWSFYAAERRARINLGIRRRLAPLLENDRRKIELMKSLVLSMPGTPVLYYGDEVGMGDNIYLGDRDGVRTPMQWSPDRNGGFSRANPQKLFLPAIQDPIYGFDAINVEAQTQAQTSLLNWTRRMIAIRNNSVALGRGTIQFLYPSNRKVLAWIREHEDERILCVANLSRAPQAVQLDLSELRTAVPIELTGGTEFPPIGDLPYLLTLPSYGFYWFSLSAARSGVIGPQQEPPELFTLVLTGGIETLMSGRERVAFERTVVPPFLTSRRWFGAKGSRIKATKVVDCAALKDVDGSARFLLPRLQVQLASGETQEYFVPVGVEEGREDETLMPFAVARVRRGPRTGLLYGAAGSNDFAACLIDDMRQAREIPTETGRLVFAVTSAFDPDVTVDVADIRRLSGEQSNTSIAIGSKMMLKLLRRLQPGLHPEIEVGRFLTEKAGFSNTPALLGTLEHVAEDGTRTALAVLQKFVMNQGDAWTLMLEGLRRDFETVVLTPESEAATPEEAFQAHRPWADLLGRRTAELHAALAIETDDPAFAAEPFTGDDLAVLARDARHQAERAFRALKGLADRGLDAGKPACAELGQRRGEVEALIAALTEAPVRGAHKTRIHGDYHLGQVLVAENDLIIVDFEGEPSRPADERRAKSMPLRDVAGLMRSFAYGAETVIREITARFADSEERARDAATAWRGMIEAAFLAGYETAVEGSRAAVTDSESRTRLLRLCLLTKALYEVDYEANNRPDWIEIPARGVLTILDTDGHEPGATV; encoded by the coding sequence ATGATCGATCGCAGCGACCCGCAATGGTACCGTGACGCCATCATCTACCAGATCCACGTCAAGTCGTTCTTCGACTCGAACAACGACGGGATCGGGGATTTCGAGGGCCTGACCCAGCGCCTCGACTACGTGCGCGATCTCGGCGTGACGGCGATCTGGCTGATGCCGTTCTATCCCTCGCCGCTGCGCGACGACGGCTACGACATCGCCGATTACCGGGACATCAACCCGTCCTACGGGACCATGGAGGACTTCAAGGCCTTCGTGGAGGCGGCGCACGAGCGCGGTCTGCGGGTCATCACCGAGCTCGTCATCAACCACACCTCGGACCAGCACCCTTGGTTCCAGGCCGCCCGCGAGGCCCCTCCCGGCTCGCCCGAGCGCGACTTCTACGTCTGGTCGGACACCGACGAGCCGTATAAGGACACGCGGATCATCTTCCTCGACACCGAGGCGTCGAACTGGACCTGGGACCCGGTCGCCAAGCAGTATTTCTGGCACCGGTTCTACAGTCACCAGCCGGATCTCAACTTCGACAACCCGAAGGTGCTGGAAGCGGTCATCGACGTGATGCGCTACTGGCTCGACATGGGCGTCGACGGCCTGCGGCTCGACGCGATCCCCTACCTGATCGAGCGCGACGGCACGAACTGCGAGAACCTCGCCGAGACCCACGACGTCATCAAGGCGATCCGCGCCGCGCTGGACGCGAGCTACCCCGACCGGATGCTGCTCGCCGAGGCCAACCAGTGGCCCGAGGAGACCGCGCAGTATTTCGGCGACGGCGACGAGTGCCACATGGCCTTCCACTTCCCGCTGATGCCGCGGATGTACATGGCGATCGCCCGGGAGGACCGGCACCCGATCACCGACATCATGCGCCAGACCCCGGAGATCCCGGAGGGCTGCCAGTGGGCGATCTTCCTGCGCAACCACGACGAGCTGACGCTCGAGATGGTCACGGCCGAGGAGCGTGACTATCTCTGGTCGTTCTACGCCGCCGAGCGGCGCGCCCGGATCAACCTCGGCATCCGCCGACGCCTCGCGCCGCTCCTCGAGAACGACCGGCGCAAGATCGAGCTGATGAAGTCCCTCGTCCTGTCGATGCCCGGCACGCCGGTGCTCTACTACGGCGACGAGGTCGGCATGGGCGACAACATCTACCTCGGCGACCGCGACGGCGTGCGCACGCCGATGCAGTGGTCGCCCGACCGGAACGGCGGCTTCTCGCGGGCGAACCCGCAGAAGCTGTTCCTGCCGGCGATCCAGGACCCGATCTACGGGTTCGACGCGATCAACGTCGAGGCGCAGACCCAGGCCCAGACGAGCCTGCTGAACTGGACGCGGCGCATGATCGCGATCCGCAACAACAGCGTCGCGTTGGGGCGCGGCACCATCCAGTTCCTGTACCCGTCGAACCGGAAGGTGCTCGCCTGGATCCGCGAGCACGAGGACGAGCGGATCCTGTGCGTGGCGAACCTGTCGCGCGCGCCGCAGGCGGTGCAGCTCGACCTGTCGGAGCTGCGCACCGCGGTGCCGATCGAGCTGACCGGCGGCACCGAGTTCCCGCCGATCGGCGACCTGCCCTACCTGCTGACCCTGCCGTCCTACGGCTTCTACTGGTTCTCCTTGAGCGCCGCCCGGTCGGGGGTGATCGGCCCGCAGCAGGAGCCGCCCGAGCTGTTCACCCTGGTGCTCACCGGCGGGATCGAGACCCTGATGAGCGGGCGCGAGCGCGTCGCCTTCGAGCGCACCGTGGTGCCGCCGTTCCTGACGAGCCGGCGCTGGTTCGGCGCCAAGGGCTCGCGGATCAAGGCCACGAAGGTCGTCGACTGCGCCGCCCTGAAGGACGTCGACGGCAGCGCGCGCTTCCTGCTGCCGCGGCTGCAGGTGCAGCTCGCCAGCGGCGAGACCCAGGAATACTTCGTGCCCGTGGGCGTCGAGGAGGGCCGCGAGGACGAGACCCTCATGCCCTTCGCGGTGGCGCGGGTGCGCCGGGGGCCGCGCACCGGCCTGCTCTACGGGGCGGCCGGCTCCAACGACTTCGCCGCCTGCCTGATCGACGACATGCGGCAGGCCCGCGAGATCCCCACGGAGACCGGGCGGCTCGTCTTCGCCGTCACCTCGGCCTTCGACCCGGACGTCACGGTCGACGTGGCCGACATCCGCCGGCTCTCGGGCGAGCAGAGCAACACCTCGATCGCCATCGGCTCGAAGATGATGCTCAAGCTGCTGCGCCGCCTGCAGCCGGGCCTGCATCCCGAGATCGAGGTCGGGCGCTTCCTCACCGAGAAGGCGGGTTTCTCGAATACACCCGCCCTGCTCGGCACCCTGGAGCATGTCGCCGAGGACGGCACCCGGACCGCCCTGGCGGTCCTGCAGAAGTTCGTGATGAACCAGGGCGACGCCTGGACCCTGATGCTGGAGGGCCTGCGCCGGGACTTCGAGACCGTGGTGCTCACGCCCGAGAGCGAGGCCGCGACCCCCGAGGAGGCGTTCCAGGCCCACCGGCCCTGGGCCGACCTGCTCGGCCGGCGCACCGCCGAGCTGCACGCGGCACTCGCCATCGAGACCGACGACCCGGCCTTCGCGGCCGAGCCGTTCACCGGGGACGACCTCGCCGTGCTGGCGCGCGACGCCCGCCACCAGGCCGAGCGCGCCTTCCGGGCGCTCAAGGGCCTCGCCGACCGCGGCCTCGACGCCGGCAAGCCGGCCTGCGCGGAGCTCGGCCAGCGCCGGGGCGAGGTCGAGGCGCTGATCGCCGCGCTCACCGAAGCGCCGGTCCGGGGCGCCCACAAGACCCGCATCCACGGCGACTACCATCTGGGCCAGGTGCTGGTCGCCGAGAACGACCTGATCATCGTCGACTTCGAGGGCGAGCCCTCGCGCCCGGCCGACGAGCGCCGGGCCAAGTCGATGCCCCTGCGGGACGTCGCCGGGCTGATGCGCTCCTTCGCGTACGGCGCCGAGACGGTGATCCGGGAGATCACCGCGCGGTTCGCCGATTCGGAGGAGCGGGCGCGGGACGCGGCGACCGCGTGGCGCGGCATGATCGAGGCGGCGTTCCTCGCCGGCTACGAGACCGCGGTCGAGGGCTCCCGGGCGGCGGTGACCGATTCGGAGAGCCGGACCCGGCTGCTGCGCCTCTGCCTGCTGACCAAGGCGCTCTACGAGGTCGACTACGAGGCCAACAACCGGCCGGACTGGATCGAAATCCCCGCCCGTGGGGTTCTCACCATTCTGGACACGGACGGACACGAGCCCGGAGCAACTGTATGA